A region of the Clostridia bacterium genome:
TTTTTTGCCTAGCTCTCTGCTGATTGCCGCAATAGTCGCAACGCATGGAGTATATAAGAGCACAAAGACCAAAAAGGAAAAAGCCTGTGAAGATGAAGTAAATATTGCATTTATACCGCCAAGCGTCGTAATCACTGAAACAACAGTCTCTTTGGCGACAAATCCGCTCAAAAGCGCTGACACCGCCTGCCATTTGGTTATGCCTAAAGGATAAAAAATAGGCAGCAAAAATTCTGAAATATTTTTCAAAATACTATTGCCTGACAAGCCTACATATCTAAAAGTCCAATTAAAACTAGCCAAAATCCAAACGATAATATTAACCAAAAACAGCACAGTACAAATCCGTATAAAAAAGTTTTTAACTTCTTGAATGACGCTTTTAAATACTCTTTTAAAAGAAGGAAACCTATATGGCGGCAATTCAACAAAAAAGTCATTTTCCTTAACATCGATTTTTAATATCTTGTTAAGTAAAATCGCTACTAAACACGCAGTAATTATACCACCTAGATATAGCGAAGTTATTACTAGATATGTGTTTTTTTTAAAAAACACGCCTGCTATTGCTAAAAAAACGGGCATTCTCGCGCTGCATGACATAAAAGGCGTTATCATTACAGTCTTTAGTCTGACGCTTGGCTGTTCTATGCTTTTGGATGTAAATACAGCAGATGCCGAGCACCCAAAACCCATTAGCAATGTATAAGCAGCCCTTCCGTTAAGTCCTATTTTTTGAAAAGCTCCGTCCAAAATATACGCAGCTCTTGCCATATATCCGCTATCTTCTAAGATAAAAAGACACAAAAACAAAACCGCAATCTGTGGCAAAAATTCTATCACGCTTGCAGCTCCGCCCAAAATTGCTTCGCACACCAGCTTTCTAAATCCTATCGTAGCGCCTGTTTTGACAAGTCCTGTTTCTATTCTTTTGGACAAGACTTCCAAACCTTGTCGCAAAATATCAGATAAAAAACTGCCTGCCAATTCAAACGTTACAAAAAAGACGGCTGTCATAATCAATGCAAAAATTGGAAAACTTAGGATAGGGCTTAAAATGATTTTGTCAGCGTCTATTTTTTTGAGTGGCTTTTTTGATTTTATCTTTGACATTAGTTCGTCTATTTGCTCATAAGTTTTTTGGGTGTCAAGGATTTGGATTATATTATCAATATCTTGAACTTTGCAAGATGTTTTTTTATATACGCCTGCACTTAAAATCATATCGCACAAGACATCAAGATTAGTTTTTTTCTTAGCACTTATAGAAACGACAGGAACACCCAGTTTTTGAGACATTAGATTATAATCTATTATAAAATCCTTTTGCTCGTCAGCCATATTTACGGCGATAATCATATTGACGCCCAAAGCACGAAGCTGCATGGATAGATACAAATTTCTAGACAATGCCCTGGCTTCGCAAACATTAAGCACTACATCATAGTCATTGCTTTTTAGTCGGTTTAAGGTAACCTGTTCTTCTGCGCCTGCCATTTTCAAAGAATATATTCCTGGAAGGTCTTCCAATATTATTTTCTGGTCTTTATATAAAAATGCTTTTTGTGCGCCCGAAACGGTAACGCCGTACCAATTGCCTGTATGACGATTGCTTTTGGTTAGTTCGTTAAAAATAGTGCTTTTGCCTGTATTGGCATTGCCAATCATAAGGACTTTAATACAAGACATAAAACCTCAAA
Encoded here:
- a CDS encoding ferrous iron transporter B, with amino-acid sequence MSCIKVLMIGNANTGKSTIFNELTKSNRHTGNWYGVTVSGAQKAFLYKDQKIILEDLPGIYSLKMAGAEEQVTLNRLKSNDYDVVLNVCEARALSRNLYLSMQLRALGVNMIIAVNMADEQKDFIIDYNLMSQKLGVPVVSISAKKKTNLDVLCDMILSAGVYKKTSCKVQDIDNIIQILDTQKTYEQIDELMSKIKSKKPLKKIDADKIILSPILSFPIFALIMTAVFFVTFELAGSFLSDILRQGLEVLSKRIETGLVKTGATIGFRKLVCEAILGGAASVIEFLPQIAVLFLCLFILEDSGYMARAAYILDGAFQKIGLNGRAAYTLLMGFGCSASAVFTSKSIEQPSVRLKTVMITPFMSCSARMPVFLAIAGVFFKKNTYLVITSLYLGGIITACLVAILLNKILKIDVKENDFFVELPPYRFPSFKRVFKSVIQEVKNFFIRICTVLFLVNIIVWILASFNWTFRYVGLSGNSILKNISEFLLPIFYPLGITKWQAVSALLSGFVAKETVVSVITTLGGINAIFTSSSQAFSFLVFVLLYTPCVATIAAISRELGKKWAIISILMHTITAYIISMLVFGLTILFTILSPNAIIIPACIIIMLLMFRTAFMFNNQKLIKKQ